In Companilactobacillus allii, one genomic interval encodes:
- a CDS encoding cation:dicarboxylate symporter family transporter: MQKQKFFRLSLGWQIIIGLVLGIILGQVFYHNKGAITVMQNIGTMFISLIQMIVLPIVISCLTVGIANMGDIRKLGRIGLKTLVYFEVMTTLAIIIGIIVANVTHPGTYININDLKGSSISQYTASASSAKHSGIWSILMGIIPTNIFAAMGKGDMLPIIFFSVLFGLGTASLGEQGKIITDLLNAVANVMFKVTNWVMRTAPIGVCALIGVTVAEMGFDSLKPLALFIIIAYATMAFFVFVVMYFVGKLFHVDFYELFRIIENEFVLAFTTASSEAALPKMIDKMQKYGASRGIVSFVIPTGYTFNLDGSAIYQSLAALFLAQAYHINLSLGQQITLVVVLMLTSKGMAGVPGASFVVLLATVSTIGVPMQGLTFIAGIDRLVDMGRTAVNVVGNSLATIIIAKSEDEFDDEKRKKYVAEYKRGM, translated from the coding sequence GTGCAAAAGCAAAAATTTTTTCGGCTTAGTTTAGGATGGCAAATTATTATTGGATTAGTTCTAGGTATCATTTTGGGACAGGTCTTTTATCATAATAAAGGTGCCATTACAGTCATGCAAAATATCGGTACAATGTTCATTTCATTGATTCAAATGATCGTTTTGCCAATCGTTATATCTTGTTTGACAGTGGGTATTGCCAATATGGGTGATATTCGAAAACTTGGTCGTATTGGTTTAAAGACTCTAGTTTATTTTGAGGTCATGACCACATTAGCTATTATTATTGGTATTATTGTTGCCAACGTCACACATCCAGGTACTTATATCAATATCAATGATCTTAAAGGTTCAAGTATTTCACAATATACTGCTTCTGCATCAAGTGCCAAACATTCAGGAATTTGGTCCATTCTGATGGGAATCATCCCTACGAATATTTTTGCCGCAATGGGCAAAGGAGATATGTTACCAATTATCTTCTTCTCAGTTCTATTTGGATTAGGTACAGCATCACTTGGAGAACAAGGTAAGATCATAACTGATCTATTGAACGCAGTTGCCAATGTTATGTTCAAAGTTACCAACTGGGTTATGCGTACAGCTCCCATTGGTGTCTGTGCATTGATTGGTGTTACTGTCGCTGAAATGGGCTTTGATTCGTTAAAACCATTGGCGTTGTTTATTATTATTGCATATGCAACTATGGCATTTTTTGTTTTTGTTGTTATGTATTTTGTTGGAAAACTATTTCACGTTGATTTTTATGAATTATTTAGAATTATCGAAAATGAATTCGTATTAGCATTCACCACGGCAAGTTCAGAAGCCGCATTACCAAAGATGATCGATAAAATGCAGAAATATGGAGCAAGTAGAGGAATTGTCTCGTTTGTTATTCCAACCGGATATACCTTTAATCTTGATGGATCAGCCATTTATCAATCACTAGCAGCACTATTTTTGGCACAGGCATATCACATTAATCTGTCACTTGGCCAACAGATAACACTTGTTGTTGTTTTAATGTTAACTTCAAAAGGTATGGCAGGTGTCCCAGGTGCTTCATTTGTTGTTTTATTAGCAACGGTTTCAACAATTGGTGTACCAATGCAAGGATTGACCTTCATTGCCGGTATCGACAGATTAGTTGATATGGGACGTACAGCAGTCAATGTTGTCGGTAATTCGCTTGCTACAATCATTATTGCTAAGAGTGAAGATGAATTTGATGATGAAAAAAGGAAGAAGTACGTCGCTGAATATAAACGAGGTATGTAG
- a CDS encoding MerR family transcriptional regulator → MDQLFTIGQLSKIYDIKIPTLRYYDEVGILKPAKVDSKTHYRYYSTAEFERLNVIKYLRALDVPISDIKNFFDARDISTLEDMLKRQQTQVNQQIKTLQAINGRISSRLKQVNDAENSILGKIEYLNLPETPIVYLRRDYNLNEDIELPLTALRREYGLNEAIFLGKIALSLSKQNILDEKFDEYSGILLMLENGDQRRNSSTLQKGSYLRVRFHGTHQDASDTYLQLKQYCDDNLLTIVGDAIEITLIDYGITNDFDKYVTEIRLPVR, encoded by the coding sequence ATGGATCAATTATTTACAATTGGACAACTTTCCAAAATATATGATATTAAAATACCAACACTGCGTTATTACGATGAGGTCGGTATTTTAAAGCCCGCCAAAGTGGATTCCAAAACACATTATCGTTATTATTCCACAGCTGAATTTGAACGATTGAATGTCATCAAGTATTTGCGTGCCCTTGATGTGCCTATTAGTGATATTAAGAACTTTTTTGATGCTCGTGATATTTCTACATTGGAAGATATGTTAAAAAGGCAACAGACACAAGTTAATCAACAAATTAAAACTCTTCAAGCTATCAATGGGAGAATATCTTCTCGTTTAAAACAAGTCAATGATGCTGAGAATTCAATTTTGGGTAAGATTGAATATTTAAATTTGCCAGAGACTCCTATTGTTTATTTGCGTAGGGACTACAACCTAAATGAAGATATTGAATTACCGTTGACCGCTTTGCGTAGAGAGTATGGATTGAATGAGGCGATATTTTTGGGGAAAATTGCTTTGTCATTGAGTAAACAAAACATTTTGGATGAAAAATTCGATGAGTACAGCGGAATCCTTTTAATGCTTGAAAATGGTGATCAGAGAAGAAATAGTTCCACATTACAAAAGGGGTCATACTTAAGAGTTAGATTCCATGGGACGCATCAGGATGCTTCAGATACTTATTTACAATTGAAGCAATATTGTGATGATAACTTACTTACAATAGTTGGTGATGCTATTGAAATAACGCTGATTGATTATGGTATTACTAACGATTTTGACAAGTATGTTACTGAAATCAGATTACCAGTTAGATAA
- a CDS encoding DUF554 domain-containing protein produces the protein MIGTFFNVSMIIGGSILGRFLHKGIKPEYQRILTQALGLAASVIGINAVVVNMAKSNYPVMFIVSLAVGGLIGEKINLEKKFNDMVGKFSGGGNLAEGLATAVLLYCIGSLSILGPIQEALKHDSTFLFTNGMLDGITSVVLASTFGLGIALAAIAVFIWQGSIYAIALMLQSSINSDMITELTIVGGVLILASGLGLLEIKKISVLNLLPSLAIPIIGVLVLQLF, from the coding sequence ATGATTGGAACATTCTTTAACGTATCGATGATTATTGGAGGAAGTATCTTAGGCAGATTCTTACATAAGGGGATTAAACCGGAATATCAGAGGATTCTTACACAAGCATTGGGATTGGCAGCGAGTGTTATCGGAATCAATGCAGTTGTAGTTAACATGGCTAAGAGTAATTATCCAGTAATGTTCATCGTTAGTTTGGCCGTTGGTGGATTAATTGGAGAGAAAATAAACCTTGAGAAGAAGTTCAACGATATGGTTGGTAAGTTTTCTGGTGGCGGTAACTTGGCTGAGGGTTTAGCAACAGCCGTTTTACTGTATTGTATAGGTTCATTGTCGATTCTTGGACCTATCCAGGAGGCGTTAAAACATGACAGCACTTTTTTGTTTACTAATGGTATGTTGGACGGAATAACGTCGGTTGTACTGGCTTCAACTTTTGGATTAGGTATAGCGCTGGCCGCAATTGCTGTGTTTATTTGGCAGGGAAGTATATATGCGATTGCGTTAATGCTTCAAAGTTCAATTAATTCCGATATGATCACCGAATTAACTATCGTTGGTGGAGTTTTGATTTTGGCATCAGGATTAGGACTTCTTGAAATTAAAAAGATCAGTGTTTTGAACCTTTTGCCGTCATTGGCCATCCCAATTATAGGTGTTTTGGTATTACAGCTTTTTTAA
- the groL gene encoding chaperonin GroEL (60 kDa chaperone family; promotes refolding of misfolded polypeptides especially under stressful conditions; forms two stacked rings of heptamers to form a barrel-shaped 14mer; ends can be capped by GroES; misfolded proteins enter the barrel where they are refolded when GroES binds) produces the protein MAKEIKFSEDARSKMLDGVNKLADTVKTTIGPKGRNVVLEKSYGSPEITNDGVTIAKSIELEDHFENMGAKLVSEVASKTNDIAGDGTTTATVLAQAIIKEGMKNVTAGANPVGIRTGIEKATKAAVDELHKISHKVAGKSDIAQVASVSSASEETGKLIADAMEKVGNDGVITIEESKGIDTTLDVVEGMQFDRGYISQYMVTDNDKMEADLDNPYILITDKKISSIQDILPLLQQIVQQGKALLIIADDIDGEALPTLVLNKIRGTFNVVAVKAPGFGDRRKEQLEDIATLTGAQVITSDLGLELKDTTMDQLGTAGKVTVTKDNTTIVEGAGDKGAISERVETIKKQIAETTSDFDREKLQERLAKLAGGVAVVKVGAATETELKERKYRIEDALNATRAAVEEGYVAGGGTAFLNIIDAVKAVKSEGDIQTGINIVVRALEEPVRQIAENAGMEGSVIVEHMKGQKPEVGYNAATDKWENMVDAGIIDPTKVSRSALQNAASVAALLLTTEAVVADKPDDTPAAPAAGANPAAGMGGMM, from the coding sequence ATGGCAAAAGAAATTAAATTCTCAGAAGATGCTCGTTCAAAAATGTTAGATGGTGTCAATAAGTTGGCTGACACAGTTAAGACAACTATCGGACCTAAGGGTAGAAATGTTGTTCTTGAAAAGAGTTATGGTTCACCTGAGATCACAAATGATGGTGTTACTATTGCTAAGAGTATTGAATTAGAAGATCATTTTGAGAACATGGGTGCAAAGCTTGTTTCCGAAGTTGCTTCAAAGACAAATGATATCGCCGGTGATGGTACTACTACAGCCACAGTTTTGGCTCAAGCTATCATCAAAGAAGGTATGAAAAACGTTACTGCAGGTGCTAACCCTGTTGGTATTAGAACTGGTATCGAAAAGGCAACTAAAGCTGCTGTTGATGAACTACACAAGATTTCACACAAAGTAGCTGGAAAGTCAGATATTGCTCAAGTTGCTTCAGTTTCATCAGCTAGTGAAGAAACTGGTAAGTTGATTGCTGACGCTATGGAAAAAGTCGGTAACGATGGTGTTATTACAATTGAAGAATCAAAGGGTATTGATACAACACTTGATGTTGTTGAAGGTATGCAATTTGATCGTGGATATATTTCACAATACATGGTTACAGATAACGACAAGATGGAAGCTGATTTAGATAATCCTTACATCTTGATCACTGATAAGAAGATTTCAAGTATTCAAGATATCTTGCCATTGTTACAACAAATCGTTCAACAAGGTAAGGCATTGTTGATCATCGCTGATGATATTGATGGTGAAGCACTACCAACACTAGTCTTGAATAAGATTCGTGGTACATTCAATGTTGTTGCCGTTAAGGCACCTGGCTTTGGTGATCGTCGTAAGGAACAATTGGAAGATATTGCTACTTTAACAGGCGCACAAGTTATCACTTCTGATCTTGGTCTTGAACTAAAAGACACAACTATGGATCAATTAGGTACAGCCGGTAAAGTTACAGTTACAAAAGACAATACAACAATCGTTGAAGGTGCTGGAGACAAGGGTGCTATCAGCGAACGTGTTGAAACAATCAAGAAGCAAATTGCTGAAACAACTTCAGACTTTGACCGTGAGAAGTTACAAGAACGTTTAGCTAAGCTTGCTGGTGGTGTTGCTGTTGTTAAAGTCGGTGCTGCTACTGAAACAGAATTGAAAGAACGCAAATATAGAATTGAAGATGCACTGAACGCTACACGTGCCGCCGTTGAAGAAGGCTACGTTGCAGGTGGTGGTACAGCATTCTTGAATATTATAGATGCAGTTAAGGCTGTTAAGAGTGAAGGCGACATTCAAACAGGTATTAACATCGTTGTTAGAGCGCTTGAAGAACCAGTACGTCAAATTGCTGAAAATGCTGGTATGGAAGGTTCAGTTATAGTTGAACATATGAAGGGTCAAAAACCAGAAGTTGGTTACAATGCTGCAACTGACAAATGGGAAAACATGGTTGACGCCGGAATTATTGATCCAACTAAAGTATCACGTTCAGCATTACAAAATGCCGCTAGTGTTGCTGCATTGTTATTAACAACAGAAGCTGTTGTTGCTGACAAACCAGATGATACACCAGCAGCTCCAGCCGCAGGTGCTAATCCAGCTGCCGGTATGGGCGGAATGATGTAG
- the groES gene encoding co-chaperone GroES, whose amino-acid sequence MLKPLGDRVIVTVDKEEEKTVGGIVLANNAKEKPQTAEVVAVGEGSITEDGKTLPMHIKVGDKVLFDKYAGSNVKFDDTDYLILHEKDIMAIVEK is encoded by the coding sequence TTGTTAAAACCACTTGGAGACAGAGTTATTGTAACAGTCGATAAAGAAGAAGAGAAGACAGTAGGCGGCATTGTTCTTGCTAACAACGCTAAAGAAAAGCCACAAACAGCAGAGGTTGTTGCTGTAGGTGAAGGCTCAATAACAGAAGATGGAAAGACATTACCAATGCACATTAAGGTTGGCGACAAGGTTCTTTTCGATAAGTATGCTGGCTCAAATGTAAAGTTTGATGACACTGATTATTTAATCTTACACGAAAAAGATATCATGGCAATCGTTGAAAAATAA
- a CDS encoding CPBP family intramembrane glutamic endopeptidase — translation MKYSTNQFLTLLTYIALLFVGSILSMAKVTGSAYFLVITIAAVVATVVMIYLTQKSTPNELEESTTFNNKLQWIIVGTIGALVIQLGLGLIDQHIFHASTDSANTMQLLALVRAYPYYFLYVLICAPIMEEIIFRRVFFSNLIKPTNIYWAAAISALFFAFMHQDTRFLIYVAMGLWFSFIYYKSKNIYVSAGSHLVMNTLVVMISFM, via the coding sequence ATGAAATATTCAACAAATCAATTTTTAACATTATTAACATACATCGCTTTGCTATTTGTCGGCTCAATTTTATCAATGGCAAAAGTCACTGGGTCCGCTTACTTCTTAGTAATCACAATAGCCGCTGTTGTAGCAACAGTTGTCATGATCTACTTAACTCAAAAAAGTACTCCCAATGAATTAGAAGAATCCACAACTTTCAATAATAAACTTCAGTGGATAATCGTTGGAACAATCGGAGCTTTAGTTATCCAATTAGGCTTAGGTTTAATTGATCAACATATTTTCCATGCAAGTACTGACTCAGCCAATACAATGCAATTATTAGCTTTGGTACGAGCCTATCCATATTATTTCTTGTATGTTTTGATTTGTGCACCAATCATGGAAGAAATTATTTTCAGACGTGTATTTTTCTCAAATTTAATTAAACCCACAAATATTTATTGGGCAGCCGCAATTTCAGCTTTGTTCTTTGCCTTCATGCACCAAGACACTAGGTTTTTGATTTACGTTGCCATGGGTTTATGGTTTTCCTTTATTTATTACAAGTCAAAGAATATATACGTTAGTGCTGGTAGTCACTTAGTTATGAATACTTTGGTAGTTATGATCAGTTTTATGTAG